Proteins from a genomic interval of Zingiber officinale cultivar Zhangliang chromosome 1B, Zo_v1.1, whole genome shotgun sequence:
- the LOC121990243 gene encoding chloride channel protein CLC-f-like, whose product MPGGEFELDDHKSLLRPPPLSTGLDLESQGPDLLGTSAGGTGSPASGKKSGIGDLLRHLDRGLSNRNLSRRNVDRSGLSPRSDGRSHDALGDGAPPEWALLLIGCLLGLATGICVAAFNRGVHVIHEWAWAGTPNEGAAWLRLQRLADTWHRILLIPVTGGVVVGMMHGLLEIFDQINQSRSSQRQGLDLLAAIFPTIKAIQAAVTLGTGCSLGPEGPSVDIGKSCANGCSEMMENNRERRIALVAAGAAAGIASGFNAAVAGCFFAIETVLRPLRAENSPPFTTAMIILASVISSTVSNVLLGEKPAFIVPAYELKSAAELPLYLILGMLCGAVSVAFSRLVVWFTKTFEFIKDQFALPAVMLPALGGLGAGIIALKYPGILYWGFTNVEEILHTGQSASAPGIWLLTQLVAAKVVATALCKGSGLVGGLYAPSLMIGAALGAVFGGSAAELINSAIPGNGAVAQPQAYALVGMAATLASVCSVPLTSVLLLFELTKDYRILLPLMGAVGLAIWVPSVANQSKDNEDAKSPRRGYSSLSTQDILRQLDGDDLELSQLEADIHHFGTINDEVLLDDLKVSLAMSKTYVKVHPTTILKNAIELMHDNQQTCVLIIDHEDFLEGILTLGDIQRKGFETSGELPSTPRGETQISDANVYTVSSCLSRAIQHRDRETGLITCFPDTDLTTAKQLMEAKGIKQLPVVKRGGLRSNNGKRKIVGLLYYNSIGHCLREEIARWKAIYQQRKHAQESITNGH is encoded by the exons ATGCCAGGTGGTGAGTTCGAGCTCGATGATCACAAATCCCTCCTCCGTCCTCCCCCTTTGTCGACCGGCCTGGATCTGGAATCTCAGGGCCCAGATTTGTTGGGGACGTCGGCAGGAGGCACGGGGAGTCCGGCATCGGGGAAGAAGAGTGGGATTGGAGATCTTCTTCGGCACCTGGATCGGGGGCTCTCTAACCGGAACCTGAGTCGGCGGAATGTGGACCGGAGCGGCTTGTCACCGCGATCAGATGGAAGGTCGCACGACGCCCTCGGGGACGGGGCGCCTCCTGAGTGGGCGCTGCTGCTCATAGGGTGCCTTCTTGGTCTCGCCACTGGTATTTGTGTTGCCGCATTTAATCGAGGG GTACATGTGATACATGAATGGGCATGGGCAGGTACCCCAAATGAGGGTGCTGCTTGGCTTCGCCTACAAAGGTTGGCTGATACCTGGCATAGGATACTGCTGATTCCAGTAACAGGAGGGGTTGTCGTTGGAATGATGCATGgtcttcttgaaatctttgaccaGATAAACCAGTCAAGATCATCACAAAGACAAGGTCTTGACTTGCTGGCAGCTATATTTCCAACAATAAAGGCCATCCAGGCTGCTGTTACTCTGGGTACTGGTTGTTCTTTAGGACCTGAGGGACCCAGTGTAGATATTGGTAAGTCATGTGCAAATGGGTGTTCAGAAATGATGGAGAACAATAGAGAAAGGAGGATTGCGCTTGTTGCAGCTGGTGCTGCTGCTGGAATTGCTTCAG GTTTCAATGCTGCTGTTGCTGGATGTTTTTTCGCCATTGAAACTGTACTGAGGCCACTTCGAGCAGAAAACTCACCTCCATTTACCACTGCTATGATCATATTGGCATCAGTTATTTCATCTACAGTGTCAAATGTTTTGCTTGGAGAGAAGCCAGCTTTTATTGTGCCGGCATATGAACTGAAATCTGCTGCTG AACTACCACTATATCTCATCCTGGGCATGCTTTGTGGGGCAGTGAGTGTGGCTTTCTCTCGCTTGGTAGTTTGGTTCACAAAGACTTTTGAGTTTATAAAGGACCAGTTTGCTCTTCCAGCTGTTATGTTGCCTGCTTTAGGTGGTTTAGGAGCAGGCATAATAGCTCTCAAATATCCTGGAATTCTATACTGGGGTTTTACAAATGTTGAAGAAATCTTGCATACAGGACAGAGTGCTTCAGCACCAGGAATATGGCTTTTAACTCAACTAGTTGCAGCAAAAGTAGTAGCTACTGCTCTTTGCAAGGGTTCTGGACTTGTAGGTGGTCTTTATGCTCCAAGCTTGATGATCGGTGCTGCCCTTGGTGCTGTTTTTGGAGGCTCAGCTGCAGAACTCATAAATTCAGCAATTCCAGGAAATGGTGCTGTTGCACAGCCTCAGGCTTATGCACTA GTTGGAATGGCTGCTACACTGGCTTCAGTTTGTTCGGTTCCACTGACATCGGTACTCTTGCTCTTTGAGCTGACAAAGGACTACAGAATATTGCTCCCCCTCATG GGTGCAGTTGGTTTAGCTATATGGGTTCCTTCTGTAGCAAACCAGTCAAAGGACAATGAAGATGCAAAGTCTCCTAGACGtggatattcttctttatctACTCAAGACATCTTGAGGCAACTTGATGGTGATGATCTTGAACTTTCTCAATTGGAAGCTGACATTCATCACTTTGGAACCATCAACGATGAGGTGCTTCTGGATGATCTTAAG GTTTCTTTAGCCATGTCAAAGACCTATGTTAAAGTTCATCCAACCACTATACTAAAGAATGCCATTGAACTTATGCATGATAATCAACAAACTTGTGTTCTTATCATCGACCATGAAGACTTTCTTGAAGGTATTCTTACACTTGGTGACATTCAGAGGAAAGGATTTGAAACAAGTGGAGAACTTCCTAGTACTCCCAGAGGAGAGACACAAATCTCAGAT GCGAACGTTTACACAGTTTCATCCTGCCTTAGTAGAGCGATTCAGCATCGGGATAGAGAAACTGGGTTGATAACCTGCTTTCCTGACACAGATTTGACAACTGCAAAGCAGCTTATGGAGGCTAAGGGAATTAAGCAGTTGCCAGTTGTCAAGCGTGGTGGGCTACGCAGCAATAATGGGAAGCGCAAGATTGTTGGCCTTCTTTATTACAATTCAATTGGACATTGTCTTAG AGAGGAGATAGCTCGCTGGAAGGCTATCTACCAGCAAAGAAAACACGCGCAAGAGAGCATCACTAATGGCCATTGA